In Pongo abelii isolate AG06213 chromosome 5, NHGRI_mPonAbe1-v2.0_pri, whole genome shotgun sequence, a single genomic region encodes these proteins:
- the GTPBP2 gene encoding GTP-binding protein 2 isoform X1: protein MDSRVSELFGGCCRPGGGPAVGGTLKARGAGSSSGCGGPKGKKKNGRNRGGKANNPPYLPPEAEDGNIEYKLKLVNPSQYRFEHLVTQMKWRLQEGRGEAVYQIGVEDNGLLVGLAEEEMRASLKTLHRMAEKVGADITVLREREVDYDSDMPRKITEVLVRKVPDNQQFLDLRVAVLGNVDSGKSTLLGVLTQGELDNGRGRARLNLFRHLHEIQSGRTSSISFEILGFNSKGEVVNYSDSRTAEEICESSSKMITFIDLAGHHKYLHTTIFGLTSYCPDCALLLVSANTGIAGTTREHLGLALALKVPFFVVVSKIDLCAKTTVERTVRQLERVLKQPGCHKVPMLVTSEDDAVTAAQQFALSPNVTPIFTLSSVSGESLDLLKVFLNILPPLTNSKEQEELMQQLTEFQVDEIYTVPEVGTVVGGTLSSGICREGDQLVVGPTDDGCFLELRVCSIQRNRSACRVLRAGQAATLALGDFDRALLRKGMVMVSPEMNPTICSVFEAEIVLLFHATTFRRGFQVTVHVGNVRQTAVVEKIHAKDKLRTGEKAVVRFRFLKHPEYLKVGAKLLFREGVTKGIGHVTDVQAITAGEAQANMGF, encoded by the exons ATGGACTCGCGGGTATCGGAGCTGTTCGGCGGCTGCTGCCGGCCCGGAGGGGGCCCGGCCGTGGGCGGAACCCTCAAGGCTAGGGGGGCCGGCAGCAGCAGCGGCTGCGGGGGcccaaagggaaagaagaagaacGGAAGGAACAGAGGGGGCAAAGCCAACAACCCCCCGTACCTGCCCCCCGAG GCTGAAGATGGAAACATTGAATATAAA TTGAAGCTGGTGAATCCATCCCAGTACCGCTTTGAGCACCTGGTGACACAAATGAAGTGGCGGCTCCAGGAGGGACGTGGTGAGGCCGTCTACCAGATTGGGGTAGAGGACAATGGGCTGCTGGTGGGGCTGGCTGAGGAGGAAATGCGAGCTTCGCTCAAGACCCTGCATCGGATGGCAGAGAA GGTTGGGGCAGACATCACTGTTCTTCGAGAGCGAGAAGTGGATTATGATAGCGACATGCCCCGGAAGATCACCGAGGTGCTAGTACGAAAGGTCCCTGACAACCAACAG TTCCTAGACCTCCGTGTGGCTGTCCTGGGGAATGTGGACTCAGGGAAGTCAACTCTGCTTGGAGTCCTGACCCAGGGAGAGCTGGACAATGGGCGGGGCCGGGCTCGGCTCAACCTTTTCCGTCACCTGCATGAGATTCAGTCTGGCCGAACCTCCAGCATCAGCTTCGAGATCCTGGGCTTTAACAGCAAGGGAGAG GTGGTGAATTACAGCGACTCACGGACAGCAGAAGAGATCTGTGAGAGCAGCTCCAAGATGATCACCTTCATCGACCTGGCAGGCCACCATAAGTACCTACACACCACCATCTTTGGCCTAACATCATACTGCCCCGACTGCGCCCTGCTCCTCGTCAGTGCCAACACTGGGATTG CTGGCACCACAAGGGAACATCTAGGGCTGGCCCTGGCCCTGAAAGTGCCCTTCTTCGTCGTGGTCAGCAAGATCGACCTGTGTGCCAAGACCACAGTGGAGAGGACAGTACGCCAGCTGGAGCGGGTCCTCAAGCAGCCTGGCTGCCATAAGGTCCCCATGCTGGTCACCTCTGAGGATGATGCCGTCACTGCTGCCCAGcagtttgctctgtcacccaa TGTCACCCCCATCTTCACATTGTCCAGTGTGTCTGGAGAGAGTCTGGACCTCCTCAAAGTCTTTCTGAATATTCTGCCGCCACTCACCAacagcaaagagcaggaggagctCATGCAGCAGCTGACGGAGTTCCAG GTAGATGAAATCTACACAGTACCAGAGGTGGGGACTGTTGTTGGAGGAACACTTTCCAG TGGGATTTGCCGTGAGGGGGACCAGCTGGTGGTGGGCCCCACGGATGATGGCTGCTTCCTGGAGCTGAGAGTATGCAGCATCCAGCGCAACCGCTCTGCCTGTCGTGTGCTGCGAGCTGGTCAGGCTGCTACATTGGCGCTTGGGGACTTTGACCGTGCACTGCTTCGAAAG GGCATGGTGATGGTGAGCCCGGAGATGAATCCTACCATCTGCTCGGTGTTTGAGGCAGAGATAGTCTTACTGTTCCATGCCACCACCTTCCGACGAGGATTCCAGGTGACAGTACATGTGGGCAACGTACGTCAGACGGCAGTGGTGGAAAAGATCCATGCCAAG GACAAACTGCGGACAGGCGAGAAGGCAGTGGTACGTTTCCGCTTCCTGAAACACCCAGAGTACCTGAAGGTGGGCGCCAAACTGCTGTTCCGGGAGGGTGTCACCAAGGGCATCGGCCATGTCACTGATGTACAAGCCATTACAGCAGGAGAAGCCCAGGCCAACATGGGCTTCTGA
- the GTPBP2 gene encoding GTP-binding protein 2 isoform X2, which yields MDSRVSELFGGCCRPGGGPAVGGTLKARGAGSSSGCGGPKGKKKNGRNRGGKANNPPYLPPEAEDGNIEYKLKLVNPSQYRFEHLVTQMKWRLQEGRGEAVYQIGVEDNGLLVGLAEEEMRASLKTLHRMAEKVGADITVLREREVDYDSDMPRKITEVLVRKVPDNQQFLDLRVAVLGNVDSGKSTLLGVLTQGELDNGRGRARLNLFRHLHEIQSGRTSSISFEILGFNSKGEVVNYSDSRTAEEICESSSKMITFIDLAGHHKYLHTTIFGLTSYCPDCALLLVSANTGIAGTTREHLGLALALKVPFFVVVSKIDLCAKTTVERTVRQLERVLKQPGCHKVPMLVTSEDDAVTAAQQFALSPNVTPIFTLSSVSGESLDLLKVFLNILPPLTNSKEQEELMQQLTEFQVDEIYTVPEVGTVVGGTLSSGICREGDQLVVGPTDDGCFLELRVCSIQRNRSACRVLRAGQAATLALGDFDRALLRKGMVMVSPEMNPTICSVFEAEIVLLFHATTFRRGFQVTVHVGNVRQTAVVEKIHAKVTFKHVPALRKRQDPNLKHNILGFPSLHLLNK from the exons ATGGACTCGCGGGTATCGGAGCTGTTCGGCGGCTGCTGCCGGCCCGGAGGGGGCCCGGCCGTGGGCGGAACCCTCAAGGCTAGGGGGGCCGGCAGCAGCAGCGGCTGCGGGGGcccaaagggaaagaagaagaacGGAAGGAACAGAGGGGGCAAAGCCAACAACCCCCCGTACCTGCCCCCCGAG GCTGAAGATGGAAACATTGAATATAAA TTGAAGCTGGTGAATCCATCCCAGTACCGCTTTGAGCACCTGGTGACACAAATGAAGTGGCGGCTCCAGGAGGGACGTGGTGAGGCCGTCTACCAGATTGGGGTAGAGGACAATGGGCTGCTGGTGGGGCTGGCTGAGGAGGAAATGCGAGCTTCGCTCAAGACCCTGCATCGGATGGCAGAGAA GGTTGGGGCAGACATCACTGTTCTTCGAGAGCGAGAAGTGGATTATGATAGCGACATGCCCCGGAAGATCACCGAGGTGCTAGTACGAAAGGTCCCTGACAACCAACAG TTCCTAGACCTCCGTGTGGCTGTCCTGGGGAATGTGGACTCAGGGAAGTCAACTCTGCTTGGAGTCCTGACCCAGGGAGAGCTGGACAATGGGCGGGGCCGGGCTCGGCTCAACCTTTTCCGTCACCTGCATGAGATTCAGTCTGGCCGAACCTCCAGCATCAGCTTCGAGATCCTGGGCTTTAACAGCAAGGGAGAG GTGGTGAATTACAGCGACTCACGGACAGCAGAAGAGATCTGTGAGAGCAGCTCCAAGATGATCACCTTCATCGACCTGGCAGGCCACCATAAGTACCTACACACCACCATCTTTGGCCTAACATCATACTGCCCCGACTGCGCCCTGCTCCTCGTCAGTGCCAACACTGGGATTG CTGGCACCACAAGGGAACATCTAGGGCTGGCCCTGGCCCTGAAAGTGCCCTTCTTCGTCGTGGTCAGCAAGATCGACCTGTGTGCCAAGACCACAGTGGAGAGGACAGTACGCCAGCTGGAGCGGGTCCTCAAGCAGCCTGGCTGCCATAAGGTCCCCATGCTGGTCACCTCTGAGGATGATGCCGTCACTGCTGCCCAGcagtttgctctgtcacccaa TGTCACCCCCATCTTCACATTGTCCAGTGTGTCTGGAGAGAGTCTGGACCTCCTCAAAGTCTTTCTGAATATTCTGCCGCCACTCACCAacagcaaagagcaggaggagctCATGCAGCAGCTGACGGAGTTCCAG GTAGATGAAATCTACACAGTACCAGAGGTGGGGACTGTTGTTGGAGGAACACTTTCCAG TGGGATTTGCCGTGAGGGGGACCAGCTGGTGGTGGGCCCCACGGATGATGGCTGCTTCCTGGAGCTGAGAGTATGCAGCATCCAGCGCAACCGCTCTGCCTGTCGTGTGCTGCGAGCTGGTCAGGCTGCTACATTGGCGCTTGGGGACTTTGACCGTGCACTGCTTCGAAAG GGCATGGTGATGGTGAGCCCGGAGATGAATCCTACCATCTGCTCGGTGTTTGAGGCAGAGATAGTCTTACTGTTCCATGCCACCACCTTCCGACGAGGATTCCAGGTGACAGTACATGTGGGCAACGTACGTCAGACGGCAGTGGTGGAAAAGATCCATGCCAAG GTAACTTTCAAGCATGTTCCAGCTCTGAGAAAAAGACAAGACCCAAACTTGAAGCATAATATCCTAGGCTTTCCAAGTCTCCATCTACTAAACAAATga
- the GTPBP2 gene encoding GTP-binding protein 2 isoform X3 — protein MDSRVSELFGGCCRPGGGPAVGGTLKARGAGSSSGCGGPKGKKKNGRNRGGKANNPPYLPPEAEDGNIEYKLKLVNPSQYRFEHLVTQMKWRLQEGRGEAVYQIGVEDNGLLVGLAEEEMRASLKTLHRMAEKVGADITVLREREVDYDSDMPRKITEVLVRKVPDNQQFLDLRVAVLGNVDSGKSTLLGVLTQGELDNGRGRARLNLFRHLHEIQSGRTSSISFEILGFNSKGEVVNYSDSRTAEEICESSSKMITFIDLAGHHKYLHTTIFGLTSYCPDCALLLVSANTGIAGTTREHLGLALALKVPFFVVVSKIDLCAKTTVERTVRQLERVLKQPGCHKVPMLVTSEDDAVTAAQQFALSPNVTPIFTLSSVSGESLDLLKVFLNILPPLTNSKEQEELMQQLTEFQVDEIYTVPEVGTVVGGTLSSGICREGDQLVVGPTDDGCFLELRVCSIQRNRSACRVLRAGQAATLALGDFDRALLRKGMVMVSPEMNPTICSVFEAEIVLLFHATTFRRGFQVTVHVGNVRQTAVVEKIHAKGTRRKGKDVAIFPTLKAWTLLSLC, from the exons ATGGACTCGCGGGTATCGGAGCTGTTCGGCGGCTGCTGCCGGCCCGGAGGGGGCCCGGCCGTGGGCGGAACCCTCAAGGCTAGGGGGGCCGGCAGCAGCAGCGGCTGCGGGGGcccaaagggaaagaagaagaacGGAAGGAACAGAGGGGGCAAAGCCAACAACCCCCCGTACCTGCCCCCCGAG GCTGAAGATGGAAACATTGAATATAAA TTGAAGCTGGTGAATCCATCCCAGTACCGCTTTGAGCACCTGGTGACACAAATGAAGTGGCGGCTCCAGGAGGGACGTGGTGAGGCCGTCTACCAGATTGGGGTAGAGGACAATGGGCTGCTGGTGGGGCTGGCTGAGGAGGAAATGCGAGCTTCGCTCAAGACCCTGCATCGGATGGCAGAGAA GGTTGGGGCAGACATCACTGTTCTTCGAGAGCGAGAAGTGGATTATGATAGCGACATGCCCCGGAAGATCACCGAGGTGCTAGTACGAAAGGTCCCTGACAACCAACAG TTCCTAGACCTCCGTGTGGCTGTCCTGGGGAATGTGGACTCAGGGAAGTCAACTCTGCTTGGAGTCCTGACCCAGGGAGAGCTGGACAATGGGCGGGGCCGGGCTCGGCTCAACCTTTTCCGTCACCTGCATGAGATTCAGTCTGGCCGAACCTCCAGCATCAGCTTCGAGATCCTGGGCTTTAACAGCAAGGGAGAG GTGGTGAATTACAGCGACTCACGGACAGCAGAAGAGATCTGTGAGAGCAGCTCCAAGATGATCACCTTCATCGACCTGGCAGGCCACCATAAGTACCTACACACCACCATCTTTGGCCTAACATCATACTGCCCCGACTGCGCCCTGCTCCTCGTCAGTGCCAACACTGGGATTG CTGGCACCACAAGGGAACATCTAGGGCTGGCCCTGGCCCTGAAAGTGCCCTTCTTCGTCGTGGTCAGCAAGATCGACCTGTGTGCCAAGACCACAGTGGAGAGGACAGTACGCCAGCTGGAGCGGGTCCTCAAGCAGCCTGGCTGCCATAAGGTCCCCATGCTGGTCACCTCTGAGGATGATGCCGTCACTGCTGCCCAGcagtttgctctgtcacccaa TGTCACCCCCATCTTCACATTGTCCAGTGTGTCTGGAGAGAGTCTGGACCTCCTCAAAGTCTTTCTGAATATTCTGCCGCCACTCACCAacagcaaagagcaggaggagctCATGCAGCAGCTGACGGAGTTCCAG GTAGATGAAATCTACACAGTACCAGAGGTGGGGACTGTTGTTGGAGGAACACTTTCCAG TGGGATTTGCCGTGAGGGGGACCAGCTGGTGGTGGGCCCCACGGATGATGGCTGCTTCCTGGAGCTGAGAGTATGCAGCATCCAGCGCAACCGCTCTGCCTGTCGTGTGCTGCGAGCTGGTCAGGCTGCTACATTGGCGCTTGGGGACTTTGACCGTGCACTGCTTCGAAAG GGCATGGTGATGGTGAGCCCGGAGATGAATCCTACCATCTGCTCGGTGTTTGAGGCAGAGATAGTCTTACTGTTCCATGCCACCACCTTCCGACGAGGATTCCAGGTGACAGTACATGTGGGCAACGTACGTCAGACGGCAGTGGTGGAAAAGATCCATGCCAAG GGAACcaggaggaaagggaaagatGTTGCCATATTTCCTACTCTTAAGGCATGGACTCTCCTTTCCCTTTGTTAG
- the GTPBP2 gene encoding GTP-binding protein 2 isoform X6 codes for MKWRLQEGRGEAVYQIGVEDNGLLVGLAEEEMRASLKTLHRMAEKVGADITVLREREVDYDSDMPRKITEVLVRKVPDNQQFLDLRVAVLGNVDSGKSTLLGVLTQGELDNGRGRARLNLFRHLHEIQSGRTSSISFEILGFNSKGEVVNYSDSRTAEEICESSSKMITFIDLAGHHKYLHTTIFGLTSYCPDCALLLVSANTGIAGTTREHLGLALALKVPFFVVVSKIDLCAKTTVERTVRQLERVLKQPGCHKVPMLVTSEDDAVTAAQQFALSPNVTPIFTLSSVSGESLDLLKVFLNILPPLTNSKEQEELMQQLTEFQVDEIYTVPEVGTVVGGTLSSGICREGDQLVVGPTDDGCFLELRVCSIQRNRSACRVLRAGQAATLALGDFDRALLRKGMVMVSPEMNPTICSVFEAEIVLLFHATTFRRGFQVTVHVGNVRQTAVVEKIHAKDKLRTGEKAVVRFRFLKHPEYLKVGAKLLFREGVTKGIGHVTDVQAITAGEAQANMGF; via the exons ATGAAGTGGCGGCTCCAGGAGGGACGTGGTGAGGCCGTCTACCAGATTGGGGTAGAGGACAATGGGCTGCTGGTGGGGCTGGCTGAGGAGGAAATGCGAGCTTCGCTCAAGACCCTGCATCGGATGGCAGAGAA GGTTGGGGCAGACATCACTGTTCTTCGAGAGCGAGAAGTGGATTATGATAGCGACATGCCCCGGAAGATCACCGAGGTGCTAGTACGAAAGGTCCCTGACAACCAACAG TTCCTAGACCTCCGTGTGGCTGTCCTGGGGAATGTGGACTCAGGGAAGTCAACTCTGCTTGGAGTCCTGACCCAGGGAGAGCTGGACAATGGGCGGGGCCGGGCTCGGCTCAACCTTTTCCGTCACCTGCATGAGATTCAGTCTGGCCGAACCTCCAGCATCAGCTTCGAGATCCTGGGCTTTAACAGCAAGGGAGAG GTGGTGAATTACAGCGACTCACGGACAGCAGAAGAGATCTGTGAGAGCAGCTCCAAGATGATCACCTTCATCGACCTGGCAGGCCACCATAAGTACCTACACACCACCATCTTTGGCCTAACATCATACTGCCCCGACTGCGCCCTGCTCCTCGTCAGTGCCAACACTGGGATTG CTGGCACCACAAGGGAACATCTAGGGCTGGCCCTGGCCCTGAAAGTGCCCTTCTTCGTCGTGGTCAGCAAGATCGACCTGTGTGCCAAGACCACAGTGGAGAGGACAGTACGCCAGCTGGAGCGGGTCCTCAAGCAGCCTGGCTGCCATAAGGTCCCCATGCTGGTCACCTCTGAGGATGATGCCGTCACTGCTGCCCAGcagtttgctctgtcacccaa TGTCACCCCCATCTTCACATTGTCCAGTGTGTCTGGAGAGAGTCTGGACCTCCTCAAAGTCTTTCTGAATATTCTGCCGCCACTCACCAacagcaaagagcaggaggagctCATGCAGCAGCTGACGGAGTTCCAG GTAGATGAAATCTACACAGTACCAGAGGTGGGGACTGTTGTTGGAGGAACACTTTCCAG TGGGATTTGCCGTGAGGGGGACCAGCTGGTGGTGGGCCCCACGGATGATGGCTGCTTCCTGGAGCTGAGAGTATGCAGCATCCAGCGCAACCGCTCTGCCTGTCGTGTGCTGCGAGCTGGTCAGGCTGCTACATTGGCGCTTGGGGACTTTGACCGTGCACTGCTTCGAAAG GGCATGGTGATGGTGAGCCCGGAGATGAATCCTACCATCTGCTCGGTGTTTGAGGCAGAGATAGTCTTACTGTTCCATGCCACCACCTTCCGACGAGGATTCCAGGTGACAGTACATGTGGGCAACGTACGTCAGACGGCAGTGGTGGAAAAGATCCATGCCAAG GACAAACTGCGGACAGGCGAGAAGGCAGTGGTACGTTTCCGCTTCCTGAAACACCCAGAGTACCTGAAGGTGGGCGCCAAACTGCTGTTCCGGGAGGGTGTCACCAAGGGCATCGGCCATGTCACTGATGTACAAGCCATTACAGCAGGAGAAGCCCAGGCCAACATGGGCTTCTGA
- the GTPBP2 gene encoding GTP-binding protein 2 isoform X5 encodes MDSRVSELFGGCCRPGGGPAVGGTLKARGAGSSSGCGGPKGKKKNGRNRGGKANNPPYLPPEAEDGNIEYKLKLVNPSQYRFEHLVTQMKWRLQEGRGEAVYQIGVEDNGLLVGLAEEEMRASLKTLHRMAEKVGADITVLREREVDYDSDMPRKITEVLVRKVPDNQQFLDLRVAVLGNVDSGKSTLLGVLTQGELDNGRGRARLNLFRHLHEIQSGRTSSISFEILGFNSKGEVVNYSDSRTAEEICESSSKMITFIDLAGHHKYLHTTIFGLTSYCPDCALLLVSANTGIAGTTREHLGLALALKVPFFVVVSKIDLCAKTTVERTVRQLERVLKQPGCHKVPMLVTSEDDAVTAAQQFALSPNVTPIFTLSSVSGESLDLLKVFLNILPPLTNSKEQEELMQQLTEFQVDEIYTVPEVGTVVGGTLSSGICREGDQLVVGPTDDGCFLELRVCSIQRNRSACRVLRAGQAATLALGDFDRALLRKGMVMVSPEMNPTICSVFEAEIVLLFHATTFRRGFQVTVHVGNVRQTAVVEKIHAKS; translated from the exons ATGGACTCGCGGGTATCGGAGCTGTTCGGCGGCTGCTGCCGGCCCGGAGGGGGCCCGGCCGTGGGCGGAACCCTCAAGGCTAGGGGGGCCGGCAGCAGCAGCGGCTGCGGGGGcccaaagggaaagaagaagaacGGAAGGAACAGAGGGGGCAAAGCCAACAACCCCCCGTACCTGCCCCCCGAG GCTGAAGATGGAAACATTGAATATAAA TTGAAGCTGGTGAATCCATCCCAGTACCGCTTTGAGCACCTGGTGACACAAATGAAGTGGCGGCTCCAGGAGGGACGTGGTGAGGCCGTCTACCAGATTGGGGTAGAGGACAATGGGCTGCTGGTGGGGCTGGCTGAGGAGGAAATGCGAGCTTCGCTCAAGACCCTGCATCGGATGGCAGAGAA GGTTGGGGCAGACATCACTGTTCTTCGAGAGCGAGAAGTGGATTATGATAGCGACATGCCCCGGAAGATCACCGAGGTGCTAGTACGAAAGGTCCCTGACAACCAACAG TTCCTAGACCTCCGTGTGGCTGTCCTGGGGAATGTGGACTCAGGGAAGTCAACTCTGCTTGGAGTCCTGACCCAGGGAGAGCTGGACAATGGGCGGGGCCGGGCTCGGCTCAACCTTTTCCGTCACCTGCATGAGATTCAGTCTGGCCGAACCTCCAGCATCAGCTTCGAGATCCTGGGCTTTAACAGCAAGGGAGAG GTGGTGAATTACAGCGACTCACGGACAGCAGAAGAGATCTGTGAGAGCAGCTCCAAGATGATCACCTTCATCGACCTGGCAGGCCACCATAAGTACCTACACACCACCATCTTTGGCCTAACATCATACTGCCCCGACTGCGCCCTGCTCCTCGTCAGTGCCAACACTGGGATTG CTGGCACCACAAGGGAACATCTAGGGCTGGCCCTGGCCCTGAAAGTGCCCTTCTTCGTCGTGGTCAGCAAGATCGACCTGTGTGCCAAGACCACAGTGGAGAGGACAGTACGCCAGCTGGAGCGGGTCCTCAAGCAGCCTGGCTGCCATAAGGTCCCCATGCTGGTCACCTCTGAGGATGATGCCGTCACTGCTGCCCAGcagtttgctctgtcacccaa TGTCACCCCCATCTTCACATTGTCCAGTGTGTCTGGAGAGAGTCTGGACCTCCTCAAAGTCTTTCTGAATATTCTGCCGCCACTCACCAacagcaaagagcaggaggagctCATGCAGCAGCTGACGGAGTTCCAG GTAGATGAAATCTACACAGTACCAGAGGTGGGGACTGTTGTTGGAGGAACACTTTCCAG TGGGATTTGCCGTGAGGGGGACCAGCTGGTGGTGGGCCCCACGGATGATGGCTGCTTCCTGGAGCTGAGAGTATGCAGCATCCAGCGCAACCGCTCTGCCTGTCGTGTGCTGCGAGCTGGTCAGGCTGCTACATTGGCGCTTGGGGACTTTGACCGTGCACTGCTTCGAAAG GGCATGGTGATGGTGAGCCCGGAGATGAATCCTACCATCTGCTCGGTGTTTGAGGCAGAGATAGTCTTACTGTTCCATGCCACCACCTTCCGACGAGGATTCCAGGTGACAGTACATGTGGGCAACGTACGTCAGACGGCAGTGGTGGAAAAGATCCATGCCAAG AGCTAA
- the GTPBP2 gene encoding GTP-binding protein 2 isoform X4 has protein sequence MDSRVSELFGGCCRPGGGPAVGGTLKARGAGSSSGCGGPKGKKKNGRNRGGKANNPPYLPPEAEDGNIEYKLKLVNPSQYRFEHLVTQMKWRLQEGRGEAVYQIGVEDNGLLVGLAEEEMRASLKTLHRMAEKVGADITVLREREVDYDSDMPRKITEVLVRKVPDNQQFLDLRVAVLGNVDSGKSTLLGVLTQGELDNGRGRARLNLFRHLHEIQSGRTSSISFEILGFNSKGEVVNYSDSRTAEEICESSSKMITFIDLAGHHKYLHTTIFGLTSYCPDCALLLVSANTGIAGTTREHLGLALALKVPFFVVVSKIDLCAKTTVERTVRQLERVLKQPGCHKVPMLVTSEDDAVTAAQQFALSPNVTPIFTLSSVSGESLDLLKVFLNILPPLTNSKEQEELMQQLTEFQVDEIYTVPEVGTVVGGTLSSGICREGDQLVVGPTDDGCFLELRVCSIQRNRSACRVLRAGQAATLALGDFDRALLRKGMVMVSPEMNPTICSVFEAEIVLLFHATTFRRGFQVTVHVGNVRQTAVVEKIHAKNCAPKTPHNQRITRS, from the exons ATGGACTCGCGGGTATCGGAGCTGTTCGGCGGCTGCTGCCGGCCCGGAGGGGGCCCGGCCGTGGGCGGAACCCTCAAGGCTAGGGGGGCCGGCAGCAGCAGCGGCTGCGGGGGcccaaagggaaagaagaagaacGGAAGGAACAGAGGGGGCAAAGCCAACAACCCCCCGTACCTGCCCCCCGAG GCTGAAGATGGAAACATTGAATATAAA TTGAAGCTGGTGAATCCATCCCAGTACCGCTTTGAGCACCTGGTGACACAAATGAAGTGGCGGCTCCAGGAGGGACGTGGTGAGGCCGTCTACCAGATTGGGGTAGAGGACAATGGGCTGCTGGTGGGGCTGGCTGAGGAGGAAATGCGAGCTTCGCTCAAGACCCTGCATCGGATGGCAGAGAA GGTTGGGGCAGACATCACTGTTCTTCGAGAGCGAGAAGTGGATTATGATAGCGACATGCCCCGGAAGATCACCGAGGTGCTAGTACGAAAGGTCCCTGACAACCAACAG TTCCTAGACCTCCGTGTGGCTGTCCTGGGGAATGTGGACTCAGGGAAGTCAACTCTGCTTGGAGTCCTGACCCAGGGAGAGCTGGACAATGGGCGGGGCCGGGCTCGGCTCAACCTTTTCCGTCACCTGCATGAGATTCAGTCTGGCCGAACCTCCAGCATCAGCTTCGAGATCCTGGGCTTTAACAGCAAGGGAGAG GTGGTGAATTACAGCGACTCACGGACAGCAGAAGAGATCTGTGAGAGCAGCTCCAAGATGATCACCTTCATCGACCTGGCAGGCCACCATAAGTACCTACACACCACCATCTTTGGCCTAACATCATACTGCCCCGACTGCGCCCTGCTCCTCGTCAGTGCCAACACTGGGATTG CTGGCACCACAAGGGAACATCTAGGGCTGGCCCTGGCCCTGAAAGTGCCCTTCTTCGTCGTGGTCAGCAAGATCGACCTGTGTGCCAAGACCACAGTGGAGAGGACAGTACGCCAGCTGGAGCGGGTCCTCAAGCAGCCTGGCTGCCATAAGGTCCCCATGCTGGTCACCTCTGAGGATGATGCCGTCACTGCTGCCCAGcagtttgctctgtcacccaa TGTCACCCCCATCTTCACATTGTCCAGTGTGTCTGGAGAGAGTCTGGACCTCCTCAAAGTCTTTCTGAATATTCTGCCGCCACTCACCAacagcaaagagcaggaggagctCATGCAGCAGCTGACGGAGTTCCAG GTAGATGAAATCTACACAGTACCAGAGGTGGGGACTGTTGTTGGAGGAACACTTTCCAG TGGGATTTGCCGTGAGGGGGACCAGCTGGTGGTGGGCCCCACGGATGATGGCTGCTTCCTGGAGCTGAGAGTATGCAGCATCCAGCGCAACCGCTCTGCCTGTCGTGTGCTGCGAGCTGGTCAGGCTGCTACATTGGCGCTTGGGGACTTTGACCGTGCACTGCTTCGAAAG GGCATGGTGATGGTGAGCCCGGAGATGAATCCTACCATCTGCTCGGTGTTTGAGGCAGAGATAGTCTTACTGTTCCATGCCACCACCTTCCGACGAGGATTCCAGGTGACAGTACATGTGGGCAACGTACGTCAGACGGCAGTGGTGGAAAAGATCCATGCCAAG aACTGTGCACCAAAGACTCCCCATAATCAAAGGATCACCAGATCATAG